The nucleotide window tgatgatgatgatgatgatgatgatgatgatgatgatgtgatgatgatgatgatgatgatgatgatgatgatgatggtgtgtgtgatgatggtgatggtgatgatgatgtgatggtgatggggatgatgatgttgatgatgggatgatgatgatgtgtgatgatgatgatgatgatgatgatgatgttgatggtgatgatgatgatgtgtgatgatgatgatgatgatgatgatgatgatgatgatgatgatggtgatgatggtggtgatgatgatgtgtgtgatggtgtgtgatgatgatggtggtgatggtggatgatgatgatgatgatgatggtgatgatgatgtgatgatgtgatgtgtgtgtgtgatgtgtgatgatgatgatgatgatggtgatgtgtgtgatgatgatgatgtgatggtggtgatgtgatgatgatggtgatgatggtgatgatgatgatgatgatgatgtgatgatggtgatgatgatggtgatgatgatgatgatgatgtgatggtgatgatgtgatggtggtgatggtgtgATGGTgatgtggtgatgatgatgatggtgatgatgatgatgatgtgtggtgatgatgatgatgatgatgatgatgatgatgatggtgatgatgatgatgatgatgatgatgatgatgaatgatgattgatgatgatgatgtgatgatgatgatgatgatggtgatgatgatgatgatgatgatgatggtgatgatgatgatgatggtggtgatgatgatggtgatgatgatgatgatgatggtgatgatggtgatgtgatgatgatgatggtggtgatgatgatggtggtgatgatggtggtgatgatggtgatgatgatggtgatgatgatggtgatgatgatgatgatgatggtgatgatggtgatgtgatgatgatggtggtgatgatgatggtggtgatgatggtgatgatgatgatggtgatgatgatgatgatgatgatgatggtgatgatggtggtgatgatgatggtgatgatggtgatgatggtggtgatggtgatgatgatggtgatggtgatgatgatggtgatgatgatgatgatgatgatggtgatgatgatggtgataattcGCTGGCACacaggaattattattattagacgAGACACAACAGAAAGGAAGTCAAACATTCACAAAGAGACGAGACCAGGAGACGCAGAACAACAAGGAGACGTAAAATGACCAGACAGTTACTTAAAACcgccacaaagagacaaaaaagacaacaaggagacacaaaatgattacaaagagaCCCGTATCTCTGTCTCCTGGACGAATAACTGACTCACGCCCTCGTCCTGCAGGCGGCGGTCTGACGTTCAAACGGGGGATTTTTGGGAACCTGGGGAAGCAGGAGACGATGATGTCGGCGTGTTACGGTCGGTCGGAGGACCTGGTCTTCTCCGGAGCGACCAATGGAGACGTTTACATCTGGAGAGACACAACGCTCATCAAGACCATCAAGGCCCATGACGGCCCCGTCTTCGCCATGTGCTCCCTGGACAAGGTAACACCTggaaaaacacctggaaaacacCTGGAGCACCTGGAGGGGGGCCCTGAGTTGGGTTGGGGTGGCACAGGGACCACTGCTGCCGAGAGAAGagcaaatatttaaaggaaa belongs to Plectropomus leopardus isolate mb unplaced genomic scaffold, YSFRI_Pleo_2.0 unplaced_scaffold536, whole genome shotgun sequence and includes:
- the LOC121939635 gene encoding echinoderm microtubule-associated protein-like 6, coding for MDKLVTVGIKHIKFWQHSGGGLTFKRGIFGNLGKQETMMSACYGRSEDLVFSGATNGDVYIWRDTTLIKTIKAHDGPVFAMCSLDK